One region of Microbacterium sp. M28 genomic DNA includes:
- the cobA gene encoding uroporphyrinogen-III C-methyltransferase: MTGHVTLVGAGPGDAGLLTLRGLRALQEADVIVADRLGARSVLDQLADEGVVLAAEVVDVGKLPGHHKVPQDGINALLVQLASDGRRVVRLKGGDPFVFGRGREEQLFCEAAGVSVEVVPGITSAVSVPAVAGIPLTHRGISTSFTVVSAHDQIQRLPGGADHTVVLLMGVNTLGHSAHVLADGARGADCPVAIIEDGYGENERVTIGTLGTIAHLAATRQVRSPAVVVVGDVVRLSPHAASLPASEPVQRPRWYEAMDAGLAVDTGLSRAIDRTLDYVI; the protein is encoded by the coding sequence ATGACCGGTCACGTGACGCTCGTCGGCGCGGGTCCCGGCGACGCCGGGCTCCTGACGCTCCGGGGCCTGCGCGCCCTTCAGGAGGCGGACGTCATCGTCGCCGATCGGCTCGGCGCCCGCTCGGTGCTCGACCAGCTCGCCGACGAGGGCGTCGTCCTCGCCGCCGAGGTCGTCGATGTCGGCAAGCTCCCCGGTCACCACAAGGTGCCCCAGGACGGCATCAACGCGCTGCTCGTGCAGCTCGCCTCCGACGGGCGCCGCGTCGTCCGCCTCAAGGGCGGAGACCCGTTCGTCTTCGGCCGCGGCCGCGAGGAGCAGCTGTTCTGCGAAGCGGCCGGCGTTTCCGTCGAGGTCGTCCCCGGTATCACCAGTGCCGTCTCGGTCCCGGCCGTCGCCGGCATCCCGCTGACCCACCGCGGCATCTCGACCTCCTTCACCGTCGTCAGCGCGCACGACCAGATCCAACGGCTCCCCGGCGGCGCCGACCACACGGTCGTCCTGCTGATGGGCGTGAACACGCTCGGGCACTCCGCCCACGTGCTCGCCGACGGTGCACGCGGGGCCGACTGCCCTGTTGCGATCATCGAGGACGGCTACGGCGAGAACGAACGCGTCACGATCGGCACGCTCGGCACGATCGCGCACCTCGCCGCGACCAGGCAGGTGCGCTCGCCCGCCGTGGTCGTCGTCGGCGACGTCGTCCGCCTGAGCCCGCACGCGGCATCCCTGCCGGCATCCGAACCCGTCCAGCGTCCACGCTGGTACGAGGCGATGGATGCCGGACTCGCAGTCGACACCGGCCTCAGCCGGGCGATCGACCGCACCCTCGACTACGTGATCTGA
- a CDS encoding ABC transporter permease, protein MPLETVKTNALDSFDELNTLSTGLDRLQSEEDQRSSAWRTIVSKVLPPIILLVVLLAAWQLYVVIAEPRPDISPGPLQVAGALGDAWESGRLQEAVGTSLERGVVGFLIAIVVGTPIGLLMAEWKALRRAAGPLISGLQVLPSVAWVPAAVIWFGLSDATVYFVILMGAIPSIINGLLSGIDQVPPQLRRAGIVLGASRWQLATAVVLPAALPGYVAGLKQGWAFSWRSLMAAEIIAVGGSIGFGLGSMLQQSRELADLAGVLGTILVILAIGILIELVLFGPLERRLLRSRGLAQGGAR, encoded by the coding sequence ATGCCGCTTGAAACCGTCAAGACCAATGCGCTCGACTCGTTCGACGAGCTGAACACCCTCTCGACCGGCCTCGACCGTCTGCAGAGCGAAGAGGACCAGCGCTCGTCCGCCTGGCGCACGATCGTCAGCAAGGTCCTCCCGCCGATCATCCTGCTCGTCGTGCTCCTGGCCGCGTGGCAGCTGTACGTCGTGATCGCGGAGCCCCGGCCGGACATCTCGCCCGGGCCGCTGCAGGTCGCCGGGGCTCTCGGTGACGCGTGGGAGTCCGGGCGGCTGCAGGAAGCGGTGGGGACGAGCCTCGAGCGCGGCGTCGTCGGCTTCCTCATCGCGATCGTGGTCGGGACGCCCATCGGGCTACTGATGGCGGAATGGAAGGCGCTGCGGCGTGCTGCCGGTCCGCTGATCTCCGGTCTGCAGGTGCTGCCGTCGGTCGCGTGGGTGCCGGCCGCCGTCATCTGGTTCGGGCTGAGCGACGCGACCGTCTACTTCGTGATCCTCATGGGCGCGATCCCCTCGATCATCAACGGCCTGCTCTCCGGCATCGACCAGGTGCCTCCGCAGCTGCGGCGCGCCGGCATCGTGCTCGGCGCCAGCCGCTGGCAGCTGGCCACCGCTGTCGTCCTCCCCGCCGCGCTGCCGGGCTACGTCGCCGGGCTCAAGCAGGGCTGGGCGTTCTCGTGGCGTTCACTGATGGCCGCCGAGATCATCGCCGTCGGCGGCTCCATCGGGTTCGGACTCGGGTCGATGCTGCAGCAGTCCCGGGAACTCGCGGACCTCGCCGGCGTGCTCGGCACCATCCTGGTGATCCTCGCGATCGGCATCCTCATCGAGCTGGTCCTGTTCGGACCGCTCGAGCGGCGCCTGCTGCGCAGCCGCGGACTCGCGCAGGGAGGCGCCAGATGA
- a CDS encoding ABC transporter ATP-binding protein, with product MTAPAGKAIADDTARAYAGVSPLAPSFDGVTPAAPASAPIEPIVRIDHVTKRFGSGPVVLDDVSLDIAPGEFVCLLGASGCGKSTLLNLIAGLEPVTSGSLSVPSTGAAVMFQESALMPWLTARRNVELALRLRGVPRAERREEALRLLGTVNLADAGDKRPHELSGGMRQRVALARALAQDRSVLLMDEPFAALDAITRDLLHEELERVWRATGRTIVFVTHNVREAARLGQRVILLSSRPGRIAREWKLGGTAGRRIESPEVSALAAEITTELREEIRRNAA from the coding sequence ATGACGGCGCCGGCGGGGAAGGCCATCGCGGACGACACCGCGCGTGCGTACGCGGGCGTCTCCCCGCTGGCGCCGAGCTTCGACGGAGTCACACCGGCGGCCCCGGCATCCGCACCGATCGAGCCGATCGTCCGGATCGACCATGTCACGAAGCGCTTCGGGTCAGGGCCCGTCGTCCTCGACGACGTGTCGCTCGACATCGCCCCCGGCGAGTTCGTGTGCCTGCTGGGTGCATCGGGATGCGGCAAGTCCACGCTGCTGAACCTCATCGCCGGTCTCGAACCGGTGACCTCCGGCTCGCTCTCGGTACCCAGCACCGGCGCGGCCGTCATGTTCCAGGAGTCCGCGCTCATGCCGTGGCTGACCGCCCGGCGCAACGTCGAACTGGCGCTCCGGCTGCGCGGTGTCCCTCGGGCGGAACGCCGCGAGGAGGCGCTCCGCCTGCTCGGCACGGTGAACCTCGCGGATGCCGGAGACAAGCGTCCGCACGAGCTGTCCGGCGGGATGCGCCAGCGCGTCGCCCTCGCCCGCGCGCTCGCGCAGGACCGCTCCGTGCTGCTGATGGATGAGCCGTTCGCGGCGCTCGACGCCATCACCCGTGATCTGCTCCACGAGGAGCTCGAGCGGGTCTGGCGGGCGACCGGACGGACCATCGTGTTCGTCACCCACAACGTCCGCGAGGCGGCCAGACTCGGTCAGCGCGTCATCCTGCTCTCCAGCCGACCTGGGCGGATCGCCAGGGAGTGGAAGCTCGGCGGGACGGCAGGGCGGCGCATCGAATCTCCGGAGGTCTCCGCCCTCGCCGCTGAGATCACCACCGAGCTCCGAGAGGAGATCCGACGCAATGCCGCTTGA
- a CDS encoding ABC transporter substrate-binding protein translates to MKITRKTTALTALGVGAMMLAGCASAAPGAEGASEPVEEVRLGYFANVTHAPALVGVEEDLFTDALGEDIELKTEIFNAGPAAIEALSAGAIDATYIGPNPSINTFIQSGGQSARIIAGATSGGAALVVRDGIDEPADLEGANIASPQLGNTQDVALRTWLADEGFETSTSGGGDVTITPTENAQTLTLFQQGEVDGAWLPEPWVSRLVLDAGAHVLVDEADLWEGGAFPTTVLLVRAEFAEEHPDVVEKLLEGHVASVAWLGENAAEAPIVINEALTEATGKGLSDEVLARALENVTFTVDPHAETFETLVEDGLAAGTQKEGSIEGLFDLTALNALLEEDGQEPVSAGGLGDE, encoded by the coding sequence GTGAAGATCACCCGCAAGACCACCGCTCTCACCGCACTTGGAGTCGGCGCGATGATGCTGGCCGGCTGCGCCTCCGCCGCTCCGGGTGCGGAGGGCGCCTCCGAGCCCGTCGAAGAGGTACGCCTGGGCTACTTCGCCAACGTCACCCACGCGCCGGCACTGGTCGGAGTCGAGGAGGACCTGTTCACCGACGCCCTGGGCGAGGACATCGAACTCAAGACCGAGATCTTCAACGCCGGCCCTGCCGCGATCGAAGCGCTCTCCGCCGGCGCGATCGATGCCACGTACATCGGACCCAATCCGTCGATCAACACGTTCATCCAGTCGGGTGGGCAGTCCGCGCGGATCATCGCCGGCGCGACCTCGGGCGGTGCGGCCCTCGTCGTCCGCGACGGCATCGACGAGCCGGCCGACCTCGAGGGCGCGAACATCGCGAGCCCGCAGCTGGGCAACACGCAGGACGTCGCGTTGCGCACCTGGCTGGCGGACGAGGGCTTCGAGACCTCGACCTCGGGTGGGGGCGACGTCACGATCACCCCGACCGAGAACGCCCAGACCCTGACCCTGTTCCAGCAGGGCGAGGTCGATGGCGCCTGGCTCCCCGAGCCGTGGGTCTCCCGCCTGGTCCTGGATGCCGGTGCGCACGTGCTGGTCGACGAAGCCGACCTCTGGGAGGGCGGTGCCTTCCCGACGACGGTGCTCCTGGTGCGCGCCGAGTTCGCGGAGGAGCACCCGGACGTCGTCGAGAAGCTGCTCGAAGGCCACGTCGCCTCTGTCGCGTGGCTCGGCGAGAACGCTGCCGAGGCGCCCATCGTCATCAACGAGGCGCTGACCGAGGCCACGGGCAAGGGTCTCTCCGACGAGGTGCTGGCACGGGCGCTCGAGAACGTGACGTTCACCGTCGACCCGCACGCCGAGACGTTCGAGACGCTCGTCGAGGACGGCCTCGCCGCTGGCACCCAGAAGGAGGGCTCGATCGAGGGCCTGTTCGACCTGACCGCGCTGAACGCGCTGCTCGAGGAGGACGGCCAGGAGCCGGTCTCCGCGGGCGGCCTCGGGGACGAGTGA
- a CDS encoding sulfate adenylyltransferase subunit 1, whose translation MTTLTREHTLFRFATAGSVDDGKSTLVGRLLHDAKAILADQLEQVASTSRARGFAHGEFDFALLTDGLRAEREQGITIDVAYRYFATDQRSFVLADCPGHVQYTRNMVTGSATADAVIVLVDARKGVVEQTRRHLAVVSLLRVAHVIVAVNKIDLTGYDEDRFIEIELEAERVAEQLGLSGIHVLPVSALEGDNVVDRSAQTPWYTGPTLIELLETLPTQDETESADAAFRLPVQIVLRPQGGLDPRIDPADAERFRDFRGFAGRVSSGTVRIGDRVEVLPGGHETEITGIHVAGSEAEVATASQSISVTLADEVDAARGAVIVAAGTAPALRREAVVELFQLDQRATTPGTKVLVKHGTATVQALVTEIVDRRDLETLAHDNADRLAVNEIGRVRLRFAADLPLEPYAVNRAAGSLLLIHPVDGATLAAVTVVA comes from the coding sequence ATGACGACTCTCACTCGGGAGCACACGCTGTTCCGGTTCGCGACGGCCGGATCGGTGGACGACGGCAAGTCGACCCTGGTCGGCCGTCTGCTGCACGACGCGAAGGCGATCCTCGCCGACCAGCTCGAGCAGGTCGCATCCACATCCCGTGCACGCGGCTTCGCGCACGGCGAGTTCGACTTCGCGCTGCTCACCGACGGCCTCCGAGCCGAGCGGGAGCAGGGCATCACGATCGACGTCGCCTACCGCTACTTCGCCACCGATCAGCGCAGTTTCGTCCTCGCGGACTGCCCCGGTCACGTCCAGTACACGCGCAACATGGTCACCGGTTCCGCCACCGCCGACGCCGTGATCGTCCTCGTCGACGCGCGCAAGGGCGTGGTCGAGCAGACCCGCCGCCACCTCGCCGTGGTCTCGCTGCTGCGCGTGGCGCACGTGATCGTCGCGGTGAACAAGATCGACCTGACCGGCTACGACGAGGACCGCTTCATCGAGATCGAACTCGAGGCCGAGCGCGTGGCCGAACAGCTGGGTCTGTCCGGCATCCACGTGCTGCCCGTTTCGGCGCTCGAAGGCGACAACGTCGTCGATCGGTCGGCGCAGACGCCCTGGTACACCGGTCCGACGCTGATCGAGCTGCTGGAGACCCTGCCGACGCAGGACGAGACCGAGTCGGCGGATGCCGCGTTCCGCCTTCCCGTGCAGATCGTGCTCCGGCCGCAGGGCGGCCTCGACCCGCGCATCGACCCAGCGGATGCCGAGCGGTTCCGCGACTTCCGCGGCTTCGCCGGGCGCGTGTCATCCGGCACCGTCCGCATCGGCGACAGGGTCGAGGTCCTCCCCGGCGGCCACGAGACCGAGATCACCGGCATCCACGTCGCCGGCAGCGAGGCCGAGGTCGCGACGGCGTCACAGTCCATCTCGGTCACCCTCGCCGACGAGGTGGACGCCGCACGCGGCGCCGTCATCGTCGCCGCCGGAACCGCGCCGGCACTGCGCCGCGAGGCTGTCGTCGAGCTCTTCCAGCTCGACCAGCGCGCCACGACGCCGGGAACGAAGGTGCTCGTCAAGCACGGCACTGCGACAGTGCAGGCGCTGGTCACCGAGATCGTCGACCGGCGCGACCTCGAAACACTCGCGCACGACAACGCCGACCGGCTCGCCGTCAACGAGATCGGGCGCGTCCGCCTGCGCTTCGCCGCCGACCTGCCGCTCGAGCCGTACGCCGTGAACCGCGCCGCCGGCTCGCTGCTGCTCATCCACCCCGTCGACGGGGCGACGCTCGCCGCCGTCACCGTCGTCGCCTGA
- the cysD gene encoding sulfate adenylyltransferase subunit CysD: MTIDTTAAPATRLSALDQLEAEAIHIIREVVAEFERPVLLFSGGKDSVLVLHLATKAFAPGRVPFPVLHVDTGHNFPEVIAFRDETVARLGLTLEVANVQDYIDDGRLTERPDGTRNTLQTQPLLDAIAAGKHDAVFGGARRDEDKARAKERIISLRDEFGQWDPRNQRPELWSLYNGRHLPGQHVRAFPISNWTELDVWRYIERENIALPPLYYATERDVFRRDGMWWALGEFAQPLKGEEIERRIVRYRTVGDMSCTGAVESDAVDTASVVAEVARSTLTERGATRADDRISEAAMEDRKKDGYF, translated from the coding sequence ATGACGATCGACACGACCGCCGCGCCGGCGACGAGACTGAGCGCGCTCGACCAGCTCGAGGCCGAGGCCATCCACATCATCCGGGAGGTCGTCGCGGAGTTCGAGCGCCCCGTGCTGCTGTTCTCCGGCGGCAAGGACTCCGTGCTCGTCCTGCACCTCGCCACCAAGGCGTTCGCCCCTGGGCGGGTGCCGTTCCCCGTGCTGCACGTCGACACCGGGCACAACTTCCCCGAGGTCATCGCGTTCCGCGACGAGACGGTCGCCCGCCTGGGCCTGACCCTCGAGGTCGCGAACGTCCAGGACTACATCGACGACGGCCGCCTCACCGAGCGTCCAGACGGCACGCGCAACACGCTGCAGACGCAGCCGCTGCTCGACGCGATCGCCGCGGGCAAGCACGATGCCGTCTTCGGCGGCGCGCGGCGCGACGAGGACAAGGCCCGCGCCAAGGAGCGCATCATCTCGCTGCGCGACGAGTTCGGCCAGTGGGATCCGCGCAACCAGCGCCCCGAGCTGTGGAGCCTGTACAACGGCCGTCACCTCCCCGGCCAGCACGTGCGCGCCTTCCCGATCTCGAACTGGACCGAGCTCGACGTCTGGCGCTACATCGAGCGCGAGAACATCGCCCTTCCTCCCCTGTACTACGCGACCGAGCGCGACGTGTTCCGCCGCGACGGCATGTGGTGGGCGCTCGGCGAGTTCGCCCAGCCGCTGAAGGGCGAGGAGATCGAACGCCGCATCGTGCGCTACCGGACGGTCGGCGACATGAGCTGCACCGGCGCCGTGGAATCGGATGCCGTCGACACGGCATCCGTCGTCGCCGAGGTCGCGCGGTCGACGCTCACCGAGCGCGGTGCCACCCGTGCGGACGATCGCATCAGCGAGGCCGCCATGGAGGACCGCAAGAAGGACGGGTACTTCTGA
- a CDS encoding phosphoadenylyl-sulfate reductase: protein MSVSLAPRIRTKRNREELAALAEQGNIELGSLTDHEASAAEVVAWVARNFGADAAAVACSMADAALPHLVAEHLPGVDVLFLDTGYHFAETYATRDEVARALDVRIVDVTPDQTVAEQDAEFGAKLFERDAALCCARRKVAPLQQALGGYELWFTGVRRDEAPTRTNTPLVTWDERNGLVKVNPVAAWSFDDVLAYAAEHKAPVNLLVDFGYPSIGCEPCTKQVAPGEDPRSGRWAGQAKTECGLHV, encoded by the coding sequence ATGAGCGTCAGCCTCGCCCCCCGCATCCGCACCAAGCGCAACCGCGAAGAGCTCGCGGCCCTGGCCGAACAGGGCAACATCGAGCTCGGCAGCCTGACCGACCACGAGGCCTCGGCCGCCGAGGTCGTCGCCTGGGTCGCCCGCAACTTCGGAGCGGATGCCGCGGCCGTGGCCTGCTCGATGGCCGATGCCGCGCTGCCCCACCTCGTCGCGGAGCACCTCCCCGGCGTCGACGTCCTCTTCCTCGACACTGGCTACCACTTCGCCGAGACCTACGCGACGCGCGACGAGGTCGCCCGCGCCCTCGACGTGCGCATCGTCGACGTCACGCCGGATCAGACCGTCGCCGAGCAGGATGCCGAGTTCGGCGCCAAGCTGTTCGAACGCGACGCCGCGCTCTGCTGCGCCCGCCGCAAGGTCGCCCCGTTGCAGCAGGCGCTCGGCGGGTACGAACTCTGGTTCACCGGCGTGCGCCGCGACGAAGCCCCCACCCGGACGAACACGCCGCTGGTCACGTGGGACGAGCGCAACGGTCTGGTCAAGGTGAACCCCGTCGCGGCGTGGAGCTTCGACGACGTGCTGGCGTACGCCGCCGAGCACAAGGCACCGGTGAACCTGCTGGTGGACTTCGGCTACCCCTCCATCGGATGCGAGCCATGCACCAAGCAGGTCGCACCGGGTGAAGACCCCCGCTCCGGCCGCTGGGCCGGGCAGGCGAAGACAGAATGCGGGCTGCACGTATGA